The genomic stretch ATTATAATAACTAACATATTATTACCAGCATTCAATTGCTCTGAGTTTGTTTGCCCCcagctgcatttccttttatttaccTTTATTACTGTGGAAGAAAAGGTTAAAATCCCACACCTGTCATTGGGATTTCACTGATTATTTTTGCCCTATGATGgtgcaaaataaaagccaagAAGGCAGTGGGGCTCTGGTGATGCTGGGGCATCCCCCCAGTGGATGCCATGGGATAACTGCACACAGCTTGGGATGTGCTTGGAAGTCCCACCACTATGCTGATGGGTAAAGCctaggatgagaggtaatggctttaagaTGGACCAAGGGAAGTTCAGATTTGATATTAGCAAAaatctcttctcagaaagagtggtgatgcagtggcacagagaggtgggggagggtcaccatctctggagctgttcaagaaccatggagatgtggcactgagggacgtgatcagcgggcatggtgggggtgggttggggttggacttggtgatcttagaggtcttttccaaccttaatgttcTACGAAAATAGCAGCTTTAGAGCACGATCCCCTCCACAGCTGAACACTCACCGGTTTGAGGTACGCGACGTTGCTCTGACGAATGTCATTCAGCAGCTGATCTCGTGGTGTTATCTCGACGAGAGGAGGGGGTCTTCTCCTGGGGATCGGCTTCAGGGTCTTGATCACATCCTTGAGGTTGGTTTTCTCAGTGGGCTCCACATACTTGGGCACGGCGGGTTTGCGTTGGATCTTCTTCAGCTTGATCACCCTGAAGCTGGGCTCAGCCCCACGCGGCTGCTCAGGAGCTGTGGCTCGTGTGCTTTCCTTCCCCCGCCCCTGAGGTGCTGAGGTGAGGATGGGTGGTTTGGGTGCTGGGGGAGCTTCCTGCGGTCTGGACTGGGGCATTGGCCCCCCCAGCATCTCCCACATCCCAGGTGGCAAGCCCAGTCCATTCTCCAACATGGCGATCAGCTCTCTCTGctctttcatttgctgctgcctttgcccCTCCTGcctcttctgcctctgcttATCCAGGTTCCTGCTCAGCAGGTTGGTCACCACCATCCTGGGCCCCGGCAGCTCGAAGTGGTAGCCCATTTTCAGCAGGGTGTTGTTGGCCTTCAGCAGCCTGGCGATCTCCATCTCAGCCTGGTGGCCCAGCATGCTCCTCTGGTTGTGGAAGCGGAACTCCGTCAGAATCTCGTTGTACTGCAGGCACCTCATGATGGCCACAACGCCCTTCCCAGAGATGAAGTTGGAGTCGATGTTGAGCGTGGTGATGCTCCTGTTCTCACGCAGCATATTGGCCAGTGCAAATGCAACGCTGTCATCAGCTCCCACATTGGCCAAGCTGAACGTTTTTATGTTCTTATTCTTCTTCATTGCATTGACAAAGTCTATCAGCATTTCTTTGGGGATGTTCTCTATGTTGTTCAGGTTGAGCTCCTTCATCTCTGGATTGTTTTTTCGGACTTTCTCCAAGCTCTCTTCTAAATTGGTTTGATTTCCTGATGGCCTAGCACTGAGCTTCATGAAGCTGGTATCTAATGCTAACTTTTTGGGGATGTTCAattttgagattttcttttcattttcatctgacTTTCCTGTATTTTCCCCTGACTCTGTACCTGGTTGCTTGCTTGTTTGATCACTGTGATGGTTTTCATTAACACaagtttcctttgtttctgactcactctcatcttcctcctcttcaccttcctcctcttcctcctcctcctcctcctctctctcctcattGCTTCCATCTCTGTTCATCTCCTCAGGCTGTGTTACTGCATGTGACACGCTTTCATTTTTGTAGTGCCGCTCTTTCCCATCAGCCTCTGGCCCCCTCCTGCCTCCACTGTCTCCCATCTCCTCTGCAGTCATTCTCTGCAGGAGACAGAAACAGGCAAAATAACATTAACCTTTTGCTGAAGCAATGGAATGGTGGTATTTCCATACCTCTATGTCCACTATAGAATAATAACACTTAAACGTGCCGTTGTCTGAAAGTCACAGCGTGCTGCATTGGTATGGAACGAAAGGACAATTGCTCTGAAAGTGGCTGTAGGCAAATTTCTCATCTTTTCCCCTTAAGAACATTGACCAATAAATCCTGGATGGATTTAATGATACACTAAGGTGGTCCTGAAACCCTTCTGGGGATTAAGGAGCTCTGATCCTACTCTACTTCTGGATTTGGTGtcatttttatcatttcctTGTCAAGTGCCACAAAACACTGACAAATATCCAAGTGTGTCCTTAACCTCTATTCAAATCATATGGATAGTACAACAAATTTAAGGAGTGCATTGAAAAGGATGGGACCGGTTCAGGGAGTTTGCATGCCTGCTCATTTTTGTatgttcacattaaaaaaacGGTCTGTAGGATTTCTCCCCCAACGTGACATTAAATTCTGCTGATGATTACATTCAACATACTCATTAAACTAAGTGCTCCATGGAAAAGCAGTACGATGTCAATCAATGTGCAAAGCCAAACCGATGCCTTATATCCTCCAGATTGATTTTCTGAGAGTTTCTCAGTGGTTTGCTTTATTGAAACAGCATTAAGATATTCTCCTGGTGAAAACCACAAATAAAGATTTAGGAAAACATCTAAATATAAACTTTTATACCAGTCCAAGCTGGATCCTGACATTACTGAGGCTTTCAAGCCATTTAAACACATGGCTTGTACTGCACCGTTCTAACAAAGAATGGAAGCAGGGATAGATTAAGGTATTGCAACTACAAAACAGATCCCATAGCAGACACACAAAAGATAGGCAGGATTTTTTTGCTGGTTACCTCGGAGGGCAGGAGGGTGACGGGAACTCTCTCATCCTCAAGCATGCGTCGGGACGCCTTCTGCCAGTACAGGTAGTCCACCAGGGAGCGGTGGTCAAAGCTGCCCGTTGGGGGCTTCTCTGTCTGATCCCTCTGTATCATTCCTGTGGGGAGCTCAGGGTCAGGGGCCATCACCTCCATCTCactctgcagctccttcagctcctcaGGGGAGAGATTGGCCAGGATTTCGTCTTCATTTATGTCCTCGGGGGACACATCTTCGTCAGATGTTTGGCCGAGTTCAGACATGTTTTGCTCGTTCCCTCCTTCCCCTGTAACttaataaaactgaagataaatttggtattttttccccctagcAGTAGCTCATCTGGTTAAATCGACGACTTTGTGTTTTGGTCATGAGCGGCGGCAGCTCTCGATCGCAGTGCAGCACACGGGCAGCACCTCTAAGTCTATATTAAGCTGCACTTGGCTGGATAAAGAGAATTTATGGAGATGCTGCCATGCTCCATTTTCAGCAACGTGTCAGCTGTGCAAACCCTTCTgacatttcagtgcagctggTGCGTCCCCCATTGAGATCCAGAGGAGATGGTCATTTTCTAGGGGAATTTAGTGCTACTTTCTGTGCACGGATTGCCCCCAGTCCATGGATGGAGTTGATGCTGCCTGCAAGGTGCCTGGGGGAGATCCGTgttgaaatcatttttctttataatttcaTGAGGTGTCTGTATCCATTACAACTCAGATGTCTCAAAAACAGGACTGAGGACAGCAGGGGGATTTCACCACTTTTAATGAGGTCCTAAAACCTGAATAATGCGGGGGAACTGATGCAAGGTCACCTGCTACAAGACCTACAAGCTCTCCCAAGTGCTAGATCCCAATTAGACAAAGCCCCTGAGATGGGGAGAGGCAGCCAGTGGTCAACACAAAACACATCACATCAGCTGGGGCCGGGTCCATCCCCTCTCCTAATAGTAAGTGTTCCCCAGCACATCACACCCTGCCCAGGAGCGATGCAATGCCCCACTACAGACATCCCCACCGGCCTCTCTCTGTCATGGATGTTACTCATACTGTCACCAGATAGTGGCTGAAAAACGCAACTCAGGTTCATCCTTTTCCTGCTTTGAACCGCCATTTCAGGGGCCATCAAGTCAAGTTCTCGGCTTATGGCTGTGAAAGCATCTTTCATAGGAAAGAAGCCACAGGTGAGAAGTTGTGAAACCGAGTCCCAGCGGGTTGGAGCCCACTCCCAGTTATGTTCTACTGGAATTTGCCATCAGAAAAACCACGTCTGCAAGATGGGGCCTCGTGCTGCTGAGTTCTGTAACAAGAACCATGGTGTCCAATCAAAAAGCCATAAAGCACAGGTTGGTACACCACTGCAAAGAATTCAAACATTTAAGAATCAAATAAATggcaaatgtaaaaataaaaataaaccacgCCAAGTACATAACGCTTCTGTTTGCCCCTTTGGTATTTCAGGGGACATCCTTATTTTATATTATGCAGTAGCAAGCACAACAGCAGACCCACACATCAATCtatttgctctgcagctctAACCTCCAGCAAGTGCTATCCATAATAGAGTCCATAAATGGTTTCCTGATGTTATCAAATAAATCAATGCGCTCCAGTAGCCGGTATGTTACTCACCCAAACGATGCTGTTTGGGTCACAGAAGCTGTCTATTCAGTGGTTACAAATCGCTTGCTAATTTCTTGACTGTAAATAAAGCCCCTGGCCACCTTCTTGTATTTCCACTGTCTGCAGCCAGGCCCATCTTGGGCCCTGGTCTTGCCAGATCTGCTGAGTTAAGTAGGGTCAGCCCACGAAGGCCTCTCGAGATGGAAAGCGGGGATACTGAGAACACTGATAGGGATTTAAAAAGCAAGCTTTCTTCTAAGTAGAAATATATCATTTGTCAATACTGCTGCTAGGAAACACTACACCTCTGGGAGCAGTGCCTTCTCCATCGGGCACAGggcaaaggctgcccagtgaCACCTCTCCCAGTGGCACGGGTGCTAATCCCACAGATTTCCAAAGCGGGTATCACATTTTGCCTACTTTAGGTCTCCTCCATAAATTACATTGAGTACGGGATCCACTTCCTTTTCTAACACATTGCTTAGTGTTTTGGTGTACTGGAAACAGCACGTTAAGGCAACAGAAGACACCCTTCAGGCTGAAACCGTTCTGAAGGCCAAATCTAGAAGTTCTTTCCAAGGCAATACCCAACTCCTCTTCCCAATAATGTTTTGCAGACGTTTCTATGAGAGCCGTCCATAATCCTCCCTAATGCCATGAAAGAGGAAAGCCACTTCCAACAGTGGCACTCATCATTTCATGCCAATTTGACAATCGCTTGGGATTCCCAGCACTAATGAGCTACTGCACGAGATGTAGGGATGTAAGAGGTGTTAAATAAAAGGAATGGATTCTTACTGTGctgataggaaagaaaaaaaaaagaagactgcaCTTTCAATGAACAATTCGTAGTTCTTGCTTACTGTTCCTAAAACAAGCAGTTACATGTGGATGGATTCTTCATGAAACTTAGACTCCAGTGCAGGATGACTCTACATAAacggcttttcttttttgttcacATTCTTCGAGGTTTCCAGCCTATCTGTCTCGAAAGCAAAAGGGTTGACAAGTTTTTAACTATTGAGAGGAGTTGACTCCTATGTCATGACACTAAGCAGGCCATCAAGCCATGCTTCAAGTGCCTCAAATTCATGCTGTATTTaaggcacacacacactgatGCCAAATACTTGAGAGGAATTTCTATAATGCTGGCTGTCATTTTTTTGCTAATAAAACCCacatatttatttccctttgctACTGATGCATGCCATTTCCCAGTGCCAAGGCATTAAGTGGAAAACAGTCAGAGAATGTGCCTGTGTAACATAACCATGCATTGCTTTTAAGAAACTCATAAGCTCGATGGGGCAGTCTAAAATTGACCAACAGAGGCATACACCAAGAATGTGCAGCAATCCCTGTAATGCAATATGGGGATTATAACGGGTCAGATGATGGGGA from Lagopus muta isolate bLagMut1 chromosome 11, bLagMut1 primary, whole genome shotgun sequence encodes the following:
- the LMOD3 gene encoding leiomodin-3 is translated as MSELGQTSDEDVSPEDINEDEILANLSPEELKELQSEMEVMAPDPELPTGMIQRDQTEKPPTGSFDHRSLVDYLYWQKASRRMLEDERVPVTLLPSERMTAEEMGDSGGRRGPEADGKERHYKNESVSHAVTQPEEMNRDGSNEEREEEEEEEEEEGEEEEDESESETKETCVNENHHSDQTSKQPGTESGENTGKSDENEKKISKLNIPKKLALDTSFMKLSARPSGNQTNLEESLEKVRKNNPEMKELNLNNIENIPKEMLIDFVNAMKKNKNIKTFSLANVGADDSVAFALANMLRENRSITTLNIDSNFISGKGVVAIMRCLQYNEILTEFRFHNQRSMLGHQAEMEIARLLKANNTLLKMGYHFELPGPRMVVTNLLSRNLDKQRQKRQEGQRQQQMKEQRELIAMLENGLGLPPGMWEMLGGPMPQSRPQEAPPAPKPPILTSAPQGRGKESTRATAPEQPRGAEPSFRVIKLKKIQRKPAVPKYVEPTEKTNLKDVIKTLKPIPRRRPPPLVEITPRDQLLNDIRQSNVAYLKPVPLPKQLE